From the Ruania alkalisoli genome, one window contains:
- a CDS encoding DUF2264 domain-containing protein: protein MGTRVRTREELVAFADQLLAAVEPYRSPAGSLITLPGSPGGYGTAVDGLEGFARTFLAAGFRAAGDGHDDGARLEPYARGLAAGTDPGHPERWVRPTEHPQAKVEAASLALILDMTRPWLWDTLGPRVQEQVVDYLAEVVGDETYPRCNWLWFRITVETFLRSVGGPHRLEDIHADLALHEEFYEREGWYRDGDERSYDHYIGWAMHLYPTLWGRMAGAEDIAAPRAERDRERLDRFLTDAVHLIGADGSPLIQGRSLIYRFAAAGPFWAGAIADVPSVPLGTLRRAALGVVDHFAQHVPNERGLLDLGWHRPWRSLAQSYSGTGSPYWASKGLLGLALPAGHPVWTAPEHLLPHEQEDTVRTIAAPAWVVSGTTADGVVRLANHGTDHALTGSAGGDSPLYARLAYSTATFPLLHTDAWQNPADQSVVLTDGSGRRSHRSGMTTLPVENAATATTLAASRARAHWLRPAEQQQLHGSGAQGEAIDAGTLTTISVLHGAWEVRLVHLASPSSEAVALEAGGWALSDDSGVVIDTAAEAKASGQAQPGSAVGNLLRSQTHEAALLGLHGWTAARTEHHDDATPLGAHTCVGILSTAPAPGWYALALGLAGSELLPPPPFVHLDAGTAWIEWADGSGTAVDIGEVPTDTTKDTPTPIRARDLKERITQ, encoded by the coding sequence ATGGGCACCCGCGTCCGCACCCGCGAGGAGCTGGTGGCCTTCGCCGACCAGCTGCTGGCCGCCGTCGAGCCCTATCGCTCTCCCGCCGGCTCCCTCATCACGCTCCCGGGATCGCCAGGCGGATACGGCACAGCCGTGGACGGCCTCGAGGGTTTCGCCCGTACGTTCCTCGCCGCCGGTTTCCGGGCCGCAGGCGATGGCCACGACGACGGCGCCCGCCTCGAGCCGTACGCCCGCGGCCTGGCCGCCGGGACCGACCCCGGCCACCCCGAGCGCTGGGTCCGCCCCACCGAGCACCCGCAGGCCAAGGTCGAGGCTGCCTCGCTCGCGCTCATCCTGGACATGACCCGGCCGTGGCTGTGGGACACCCTCGGCCCTCGCGTGCAGGAGCAGGTGGTGGACTACCTCGCCGAGGTCGTCGGCGACGAGACCTACCCGCGCTGCAACTGGCTGTGGTTCCGCATCACCGTGGAGACGTTCCTGCGATCGGTCGGCGGACCACACCGCCTCGAGGACATCCACGCCGATCTTGCCCTGCACGAGGAGTTCTACGAGCGCGAGGGCTGGTACCGCGACGGCGACGAGCGCTCCTATGACCACTACATCGGCTGGGCGATGCACCTGTACCCCACGTTGTGGGGACGCATGGCCGGCGCCGAGGATATCGCCGCACCGCGGGCCGAGCGTGACCGCGAGCGCCTGGACCGCTTCCTCACCGACGCCGTGCACCTGATCGGCGCCGACGGCTCACCCCTCATCCAGGGCCGTAGCCTCATCTACCGCTTCGCCGCCGCTGGCCCGTTCTGGGCGGGCGCGATCGCCGATGTGCCCTCGGTTCCGCTCGGAACGCTGCGGCGGGCCGCACTCGGCGTGGTGGATCACTTCGCCCAGCACGTGCCGAACGAGCGCGGGCTGCTGGACCTGGGCTGGCACCGCCCATGGCGCTCGCTAGCGCAGTCCTACTCGGGCACCGGCTCCCCGTACTGGGCGAGCAAGGGCCTGCTCGGGCTCGCCCTCCCGGCCGGGCACCCGGTGTGGACCGCCCCGGAGCACCTCCTCCCGCACGAGCAGGAGGACACGGTTCGCACGATCGCCGCACCCGCGTGGGTGGTCAGTGGCACCACCGCCGACGGCGTCGTGCGGCTGGCCAACCACGGCACCGACCATGCCCTCACCGGATCCGCCGGGGGAGACTCTCCCCTCTACGCGCGCCTGGCCTACTCCACGGCCACCTTCCCGCTGCTGCACACCGATGCCTGGCAGAACCCGGCCGACCAGTCCGTGGTGCTCACCGACGGCTCCGGCCGTCGCAGCCACCGCAGCGGGATGACCACCCTCCCTGTGGAGAACGCCGCCACCGCGACCACCCTTGCCGCCTCTCGTGCTCGCGCGCACTGGCTGCGTCCCGCCGAACAGCAGCAGCTGCACGGATCCGGCGCCCAGGGGGAGGCCATCGATGCCGGCACCCTCACCACCATCTCCGTCCTGCACGGGGCCTGGGAGGTGCGTCTGGTCCACCTTGCCTCCCCCTCCTCCGAGGCGGTAGCGCTCGAAGCAGGCGGCTGGGCACTCTCCGACGATTCCGGCGTCGTGATCGATACCGCGGCTGAGGCGAAGGCGAGCGGGCAGGCCCAGCCGGGCTCCGCCGTCGGGAATCTGCTGCGCAGCCAGACTCACGAGGCCGCCCTGCTCGGCCTGCACGGGTGGACGGCGGCGCGCACCGAGCACCACGACGACGCCACTCCCCTCGGCGCGCACACCTGCGTCGGGATCCTCAGTACTGCACCGGCGCCGGGTTGGTACGCCCTCGCGCTCGGTCTGGCCGGTAGCGAGCTGCTACCGCCGCCCCCCTTCGTCCACCTCGACGCCGGCACCGCCTGGATCGAGTGGGCGGACGGCTCCGGTACCGCCGTCGACATCGGCGAGGTGCCCACGGACACCACGAAGGACACACCCACGCCCATCCGGGCACGAGACCTCAAGGAGAGGATCACGCAATGA
- a CDS encoding hydroxyacid dehydrogenase, producing MATIRPLTAAVMAPATFRRQFGPAELQRLTDLAILSDPICTDSIAAMSATQLAETEVLLTSWGCPPITDSQLDAAPRLRSIIHAAGSVRGLVPASVHTRGIAVASAAEMNAVPVAEYTLAAIILAGKRALPLAAHGRLAPGTWETSFDDDALSNYGRTIGIVGLSKIGRRVLDLLRILDHGPILVADPFADPAEVRRLGGELLPLPEVLARAEILSLHAPLLPATRNMIGAAELALLPDGATIINTARGALMDHDALLAECSAGRLDAILDVTDPEPLPAQHPLLDLPNVTVTPHLAGSLGTETRRLAQFALDGLEALIAGRPLPGAVTDETAAVSA from the coding sequence CTGCGGTGATGGCCCCGGCGACGTTCCGGCGACAGTTCGGGCCCGCCGAACTCCAGCGCCTCACTGACCTCGCCATTCTCAGCGATCCGATCTGCACGGACAGTATCGCCGCCATGTCCGCTACCCAACTGGCCGAGACCGAGGTGCTCCTCACCTCCTGGGGCTGCCCGCCGATCACCGACTCCCAGCTGGACGCCGCCCCCCGGCTCCGCTCGATCATCCACGCGGCCGGCAGCGTCCGCGGACTCGTGCCCGCGAGCGTGCACACCCGGGGCATCGCCGTGGCATCGGCAGCGGAGATGAACGCCGTGCCCGTGGCCGAGTACACGCTCGCGGCGATCATCCTTGCCGGCAAGCGCGCCCTCCCGCTCGCGGCGCACGGGCGCCTGGCACCAGGCACGTGGGAGACCTCCTTCGACGACGACGCCCTCTCCAACTACGGCCGCACGATCGGGATCGTGGGCCTGTCGAAGATCGGCCGCCGCGTTCTCGACCTGCTGCGCATCCTCGACCACGGCCCGATTCTCGTGGCCGACCCGTTCGCCGACCCGGCCGAGGTCCGCCGGCTCGGCGGTGAGTTGCTCCCCCTACCCGAGGTCCTGGCCCGCGCGGAGATCCTCTCGCTGCACGCCCCGCTGCTGCCGGCCACCCGGAACATGATCGGCGCCGCTGAGCTGGCCCTGCTCCCCGACGGCGCCACGATCATCAACACCGCCCGGGGCGCCCTGATGGACCACGACGCACTGCTCGCCGAATGCTCCGCCGGCCGGCTCGACGCGATCCTCGACGTCACCGACCCCGAACCGCTCCCCGCGCAGCACCCGCTGCTCGACCTGCCGAACGTCACCGTCACCCCGCACCTGGCCGGCTCGCTGGGCACCGAGACCCGGCGCCTGGCGCAGTTCGCACTCGACGGCCTCGAGGCACTGATCGCCGGCCGGCCGCTGCCCGGTGCAGTCACCGACGAGACCGCGGCGGTGAGCGCCTGA